Proteins co-encoded in one Desulfitobacterium hafniense DCB-2 genomic window:
- a CDS encoding diguanylate cyclase domain-containing protein, whose amino-acid sequence MEDVDMKNFLETIEDMILIINREGRLLYANTAVPKKLGYPHEGLMNMHILTITSAGKMAEGEKILAELFAGKKESLPLSLEKKEGTSIPAKARIWQGKWHNEPCLFAIIKDLSKEERASSTPFLEPDEIHTGISGAAWCEKPDFASDISCELKDEEPSKPRVLIVDDQLFNLKLLESALKEDYIVMTADNGIEALELATGKSQPDIILLDIIMPVMDGYEVCIRLREMPETRDIPVIFLSALKNEKNEEYALQLGVVDYITKPFSLPIIKGRLRNHVEQKKYRDRQKENSYIDELTQIANRRKFNETVTIEWNRARRNGNSLSVLMIDVDCFKKYNDFYGHLEGDKCLYKIAQTLKSNVKRSSDLVARWGGEEFACVLTDTDRIGAMLVGERLRRAVVKLNIPSEISDVDRVVTASIGVATALPSVDNSLEELLHKADMALYKAKKTGRNCVCTP is encoded by the coding sequence AACGATTGAGGATATGATCCTCATTATTAATCGGGAAGGAAGATTATTATATGCAAATACTGCCGTGCCTAAGAAGCTGGGCTATCCTCATGAAGGATTAATGAACATGCATATCCTGACCATTACCAGCGCCGGTAAGATGGCTGAAGGTGAAAAGATCTTAGCTGAGCTGTTTGCGGGCAAAAAAGAAAGTCTCCCTTTGTCCCTGGAAAAAAAGGAGGGAACCTCCATCCCTGCAAAAGCGCGTATCTGGCAGGGGAAGTGGCATAATGAGCCTTGTCTTTTTGCCATCATTAAGGATTTGTCAAAAGAAGAAAGAGCTTCTTCAACCCCATTCCTGGAGCCTGATGAGATTCATACAGGGATCAGCGGGGCGGCTTGGTGCGAAAAGCCTGATTTCGCCAGCGATATATCCTGTGAGCTAAAAGATGAAGAACCCTCCAAACCCAGAGTGTTAATCGTGGATGATCAGCTTTTTAATTTAAAGCTTTTAGAAAGTGCTCTTAAAGAAGATTACATCGTGATGACCGCCGACAACGGGATTGAGGCCTTAGAGCTGGCCACGGGAAAAAGCCAGCCCGATATTATCCTGCTGGATATTATTATGCCGGTGATGGATGGCTATGAGGTATGCATTCGTCTGCGGGAAATGCCGGAGACGCGGGATATTCCGGTAATTTTCCTTAGCGCCCTCAAAAACGAAAAGAATGAGGAGTATGCTCTGCAATTGGGGGTAGTGGATTATATCACGAAGCCTTTCAGCTTGCCCATCATCAAAGGCCGGCTCCGAAACCATGTGGAGCAAAAGAAATACAGGGATCGGCAAAAAGAAAATAGCTATATTGATGAATTGACGCAAATCGCCAATCGCCGGAAATTCAATGAAACGGTGACTATAGAGTGGAATCGGGCCAGGCGTAACGGGAATAGCTTATCCGTATTGATGATCGATGTGGATTGTTTTAAAAAGTACAATGATTTTTACGGTCACTTGGAGGGGGATAAATGCCTCTATAAAATTGCCCAAACCTTAAAGTCAAATGTAAAGCGCTCTTCAGATTTGGTAGCCAGATGGGGCGGGGAAGAGTTTGCCTGCGTTCTTACGGATACGGATCGGATTGGCGCTATGCTGGTGGGTGAACGTTTGCGCAGGGCTGTCGTCAAGCTGAATATCCCATCCGAAATTTCCGATGTGGATAGAGTGGTCACGGCCAGCATCGGTGTAGCCACGGCGTTGCCTTCCGTGGATAACTCCTTGGAGGAACTGCTGCATAAAGCTGATATGGCTCTATATAAAGCCAAGAAAACCGGAAGAAATTGTGTATGCACGCCATAA
- a CDS encoding ATP-binding protein, whose amino-acid sequence MRKMLMALVAVSFGCFLLLFGLLETTDNKVLKSELSQQGVLDLRDWDAASDQVVPLDGQWEFYWHQLLEPGGEPDSAANVIQVPGFWRNDMATRIDHARGAATYRLTIKLKPSDTVYGLRISNIRMASAIYVNGNQAGGSGKPALTQDEYQYENKPYNVFFPVQGDTAEILIHVANYENNQGGIPYRLYFGSAQGIHTLNTNTTLLNVSLIVSLLMLGCYQLSVFIIRREEKGPLYFGLSCVVIAWSYASTGDRLLIEYFNLPTEIYYKIQAISLYSSLIPMAMFIKTMCKGLIPRWLTKGIIYGMGLYSGVVLVTPFQWYSPFNLLFSFIQMAANIIIVGLLLYSFRQGRYGEFNRKSLGLFILALGCYLLGLIDYGLYLSSVVLDYKLGYYAILSFCFLASFIMSYQFSEAYKTIESMAAELQQADKQKDEFLLHTSHEFQTPLHGIINLSQAMLETEGELSENHLQNLAVIRDTSRKLSALVRDILDLDKIKRNELTVHPAEVDVRVTVSLVFDLLKHLITAKKIRLINRVPEDLPFVYADENRLRQIIHNLVGNAMKFTSAGTIAISAQVLENHVKIMVEDTGVGIAPSDWDTVFQLFEQAHSPNEYGGTGLGLFICRKLVQMMDGEIYIDWSEPERGTRIAFTLPLAAKDSCSAPASVRPPEKYPMDEPWGRTELPQGGTGKFTLLAVDDDSANLQVLARLFANEPYNVLWATNGLEALELLKSRSDIDLVLLDVMMPRMSGYEVCREIRRQFSLFELPVILLTVRHSPGDIAAGFKAGANDFMIKPFDALEVRARTETLLQLKQSVAAALKAEMDFLQSQIKPHFLFNALNAIITLCGTDGLRAEQLITHLSYYLRRCFEPRTDSFLLLQDELRLVEAYVEIEKARFEDRLTVLYEVDPGALLKRILPLTIQPLVENAIRHGVMKREEGGTIRLTIQLAGDRVHVEVWDNGVGIREEQLKNLWLSDNSSSERRGVGLANIQRRLKHFCGEELHVTSREGEWTKVQFCFRG is encoded by the coding sequence ATGAGAAAAATGCTGATGGCGCTTGTTGCAGTGAGTTTCGGGTGTTTTCTTCTGCTTTTTGGCCTGTTGGAGACCACGGATAATAAAGTCCTCAAATCAGAACTATCTCAGCAAGGGGTTCTGGATTTGCGGGATTGGGATGCTGCTTCCGATCAGGTTGTTCCCTTGGACGGACAATGGGAATTTTATTGGCATCAGCTGCTGGAACCGGGTGGAGAACCTGATTCCGCGGCAAATGTTATTCAAGTTCCGGGTTTTTGGCGAAATGATATGGCAACCAGGATTGACCATGCCAGGGGAGCCGCTACCTATCGCCTGACGATCAAACTGAAGCCTTCGGATACGGTTTATGGGCTGAGGATTTCCAACATCCGGATGGCCAGCGCGATCTATGTGAATGGAAATCAGGCGGGGGGGAGCGGTAAGCCCGCTTTAACCCAGGATGAGTATCAATACGAGAATAAGCCGTATAATGTATTTTTTCCCGTGCAGGGGGATACGGCGGAAATTTTGATTCATGTGGCCAACTATGAAAATAATCAGGGAGGGATTCCCTATCGTCTATATTTCGGCAGTGCCCAAGGCATTCATACCTTAAATACCAATACGACGCTGCTTAATGTGAGCCTGATTGTGTCCCTGCTCATGCTGGGGTGCTATCAGCTGAGTGTCTTTATTATCCGCAGAGAGGAAAAAGGTCCCCTCTATTTTGGCTTAAGCTGCGTCGTGATTGCCTGGTCCTATGCCTCCACCGGGGACAGGCTCCTGATTGAGTACTTTAACCTGCCCACGGAAATCTATTATAAGATCCAGGCCATCTCTTTGTACTCTTCCCTGATTCCCATGGCCATGTTCATCAAAACCATGTGCAAAGGACTGATCCCCCGCTGGCTGACCAAGGGTATTATCTATGGGATGGGTTTGTATAGCGGTGTTGTCCTTGTCACGCCCTTCCAATGGTATTCCCCCTTCAATTTATTGTTCAGCTTTATTCAAATGGCGGCTAACATCATCATCGTGGGGCTGTTGCTCTATTCTTTCCGGCAGGGAAGATACGGCGAATTCAACCGGAAAAGCCTGGGACTCTTTATCCTGGCCTTGGGCTGCTATCTTCTGGGTTTAATCGACTATGGGCTCTATCTGAGCAGTGTGGTTCTTGATTATAAACTAGGATATTATGCGATTTTGAGCTTTTGTTTTCTGGCTTCGTTCATCATGTCGTACCAATTTTCCGAAGCCTATAAGACCATTGAAAGCATGGCTGCAGAGCTTCAGCAAGCCGACAAGCAAAAAGACGAGTTTTTGCTCCATACCTCCCATGAGTTTCAAACTCCTCTCCACGGCATCATCAATTTATCCCAAGCCATGCTGGAGACCGAGGGGGAACTGAGCGAAAATCATCTGCAGAATCTGGCTGTGATCAGGGACACCTCCCGAAAGCTGTCCGCTTTGGTCCGTGACATTCTGGACCTGGATAAAATCAAGCGCAATGAATTGACGGTTCATCCGGCTGAGGTCGATGTCCGGGTGACCGTTTCCCTGGTCTTTGATTTACTTAAGCACTTGATTACAGCGAAAAAAATCAGGCTGATCAATAGGGTTCCTGAGGATTTGCCTTTTGTTTATGCGGATGAGAACCGGCTGCGGCAGATTATCCATAACCTGGTCGGCAATGCCATGAAGTTTACCAGTGCGGGAACGATTGCCATTTCCGCCCAGGTCCTGGAGAACCATGTGAAAATTATGGTTGAGGATACCGGAGTGGGAATTGCCCCATCCGACTGGGATACGGTTTTTCAACTTTTCGAGCAGGCCCACTCTCCCAATGAGTATGGCGGGACAGGCTTAGGGCTTTTTATTTGCCGGAAATTGGTGCAGATGATGGACGGGGAAATTTATATCGATTGGTCCGAGCCGGAGCGGGGAACCCGGATAGCCTTTACTCTGCCGCTGGCGGCAAAAGATTCGTGCTCTGCCCCGGCGTCCGTCCGGCCCCCGGAAAAATACCCAATGGATGAACCCTGGGGCAGGACGGAGCTGCCCCAAGGGGGCACGGGCAAGTTCACGCTGCTGGCTGTGGATGATGATTCGGCCAACCTACAGGTCTTAGCCCGCTTATTCGCTAATGAACCGTATAACGTGCTTTGGGCGACCAATGGGCTGGAAGCTTTGGAGCTGTTAAAAAGCCGTTCGGATATCGATTTGGTTCTGCTGGATGTGATGATGCCCAGAATGTCAGGCTATGAGGTGTGCCGGGAGATCAGGCGGCAGTTTTCCCTGTTTGAATTGCCGGTTATCTTATTGACAGTGCGTCATTCTCCGGGCGATATCGCGGCGGGCTTTAAGGCCGGGGCTAATGATTTTATGATCAAGCCTTTCGACGCCCTGGAGGTACGGGCCAGGACCGAAACCCTCCTGCAGCTGAAACAGTCGGTTGCAGCCGCCTTGAAGGCCGAAATGGATTTTCTCCAATCACAGATTAAGCCCCACTTCCTGTTCAACGCGCTAAACGCCATTATCACCTTATGCGGGACGGATGGGCTGCGGGCGGAGCAGCTGATAACCCATTTGAGCTATTACTTAAGGCGATGCTTTGAGCCCCGGACGGATAGTTTCTTGCTTTTGCAGGATGAACTCCGGCTGGTGGAAGCCTATGTGGAAATTGAAAAGGCCAGATTTGAGGACCGCCTTACTGTGTTGTATGAGGTTGATCCGGGCGCTTTGCTGAAGAGGATCCTGCCTCTCACCATCCAGCCTTTGGTGGAGAATGCCATCCGCCACGGGGTGATGAAGCGTGAGGAGGGGGGAACCATCCGTCTGACCATCCAATTGGCAGGGGATAGGGTTCACGTTGAAGTGTGGGACAATGGGGTGGGAATAAGAGAAGAGCAATTAAAGAATTTGTGGCTGAGCGATAACTCCTCTTCCGAGAGGCGGGGAGTGGGGCTGGCCAATATCCAGCGACGGTTGAAGCACTTCTGCGGGGAAGAATTGCATGTAACCAGTCGGGAAGGAGAATGGACCAAGGTTCAGTTTTGTTTCCGAGGGTGA
- a CDS encoding helix-turn-helix transcriptional regulator has protein sequence MNNNIRQYRKEKNISQEDLAKRCNVSRQTINAIENNKYDPTLSLAFKLAEVLQVTVDELFKSK, from the coding sequence ATGAACAATAACATCAGGCAATACAGAAAAGAAAAGAATATCTCTCAAGAGGATTTGGCCAAAAGGTGTAATGTGTCAAGGCAAACGATCAATGCCATTGAAAACAACAAATATGACCCTACCCTTTCTTTAGCCTTTAAGCTGGCAGAGGTACTGCAGGTCACCGTAGATGAATTGTTCAAGTCAAAGTGA
- a CDS encoding arylamine N-acetyltransferase family protein, translated as MYEELSAPLPDKKRYLERIGFTGELRPNLDTLNRLILAQLHTVPFENLDVYDVGRDILLDTESLFDKIVVQGRGGYCFELNGLFMSLLQDIGFDCYPVMVRVVWMATGYMPISHCAGIVTIEGTRYFCDVGFGGPAPCSALRLDDPGEQQSGANRFVFAQAPDGDFIIYRTVDGGREQLLKFNDRPCQNVDFLAPNEYLSQNKQSGFKQMRMINIAREGGSAAINNNVLRLHQGGQVEETLLDTEDKLREALLNYFGLAVSFPLKL; from the coding sequence ATGTACGAAGAATTATCCGCACCCCTGCCGGATAAAAAGCGGTATCTGGAAAGAATCGGCTTTACCGGCGAACTGAGGCCCAACCTGGACACGCTCAATCGACTTATCCTGGCCCAGCTGCACACTGTTCCCTTTGAAAATCTCGACGTTTATGATGTTGGCCGGGATATTCTCCTGGACACCGAATCCCTTTTTGACAAAATTGTCGTTCAGGGCAGAGGCGGCTATTGCTTTGAACTCAACGGGCTTTTCATGAGCCTTTTGCAGGATATTGGCTTCGATTGTTATCCCGTTATGGTGCGGGTAGTCTGGATGGCGACGGGCTATATGCCTATTTCGCACTGTGCCGGAATTGTCACTATTGAGGGAACACGGTACTTCTGTGATGTGGGTTTCGGCGGCCCGGCCCCCTGCAGCGCGCTGAGGCTGGATGACCCCGGGGAGCAGCAATCGGGAGCGAACCGCTTTGTTTTTGCTCAAGCCCCTGATGGCGACTTTATCATTTACAGGACAGTGGATGGTGGCAGGGAGCAACTCCTCAAATTTAACGATCGCCCCTGCCAGAATGTGGATTTCCTTGCCCCCAACGAATATTTATCCCAGAATAAACAATCCGGCTTTAAACAAATGCGTATGATCAATATCGCCCGGGAAGGCGGCAGTGCCGCGATCAACAACAATGTTCTGAGACTCCATCAGGGCGGGCAGGTGGAAGAAACCCTGCTCGACACGGAAGACAAGCTCAGGGAAGCGCTCCTGAATTATTTCGGTCTGGCGGTCAGCTTTCCTCTCAAACTTTAA
- a CDS encoding GntR family transcriptional regulator produces the protein MLNNAYDRLNHMITYSKANLSETVVSYVKNKILTGELKSGDRLVETDISEELGISRAPIREALRELNMRGILIFLPKKGSQVLNLGYKDIEEILSIRIPLEMQVLTLIFKKSLLQEQELDYLEKLNQEMIRADKETAMDVREKNYIFNTCDLAFHEFFWKRSESLRRVEILENQYFQLLAAMNRDISTLGSVMEKHDEHKRIIEACRTGVLDQVLAAFQAHMAPYLKAIIKLENQTGK, from the coding sequence ATGCTGAATAATGCTTATGATCGATTAAATCATATGATCACCTATTCAAAAGCAAATCTAAGTGAGACCGTGGTCTCCTATGTGAAGAATAAGATTCTCACCGGGGAATTGAAGAGCGGGGATCGGCTGGTTGAAACGGATATATCAGAAGAGCTGGGGATAAGCAGAGCCCCTATACGCGAGGCCTTAAGAGAGTTGAATATGCGGGGAATCCTGATATTTTTGCCCAAGAAGGGCAGTCAGGTGCTTAATTTAGGTTATAAAGACATTGAAGAAATCCTGTCCATAAGAATTCCGCTGGAGATGCAGGTGCTGACCCTTATTTTTAAAAAATCCCTTTTACAGGAACAGGAATTAGATTATCTGGAGAAGCTGAATCAGGAGATGATCAGGGCAGACAAGGAAACGGCCATGGATGTCAGGGAGAAAAACTATATTTTTAATACCTGTGACTTGGCTTTTCATGAATTTTTCTGGAAACGATCAGAAAGCCTGCGCAGGGTGGAGATTTTAGAAAACCAATACTTCCAATTGCTGGCGGCGATGAACAGGGATATATCAACATTAGGCTCAGTTATGGAAAAACATGATGAACATAAAAGGATCATCGAGGCCTGCCGTACAGGGGTGCTTGATCAGGTGTTAGCCGCCTTTCAGGCACATATGGCTCCGTATCTAAAAGCGATTATAAAACTTGAAAACCAGACCGGCAAGTAA
- a CDS encoding class I SAM-dependent DNA methyltransferase, translating to MDQVNAYRNSAHLYDLDQRELVTADIPFYLEYAGSFGGGILELGCGTGRIAIPLAEAGHDITALDLSENMLAAFSAKLTNVAAGTKKKLALVQGNMADFSLRKTFDMIIAPFRAFQALTRAEDINGCLACMREHLNDGGIVIINVFRPFGTLDESWCYPETVQWERWDDATGSKVVKKHWGQRIDVENQIIYPGFAYEVMASNGVVERFADNLALKYYYYEQLTTLLQDAGFRIKEEYGWYDKSPIENGRELIFVCTR from the coding sequence GTGGATCAGGTCAATGCTTATAGGAATTCGGCGCACCTTTATGATTTGGATCAGCGGGAGCTTGTCACGGCGGACATCCCTTTTTATCTTGAGTATGCCGGTAGTTTTGGGGGCGGAATCCTTGAGCTGGGCTGCGGAACAGGCCGGATCGCTATTCCTCTTGCTGAGGCAGGGCACGATATTACCGCTCTTGATCTCTCAGAAAATATGCTTGCTGCCTTTTCAGCGAAGCTCACCAATGTAGCTGCCGGAACGAAGAAAAAGCTGGCCCTTGTGCAGGGAAATATGGCAGACTTTTCCCTCCGGAAAACTTTTGACATGATAATCGCCCCATTTCGGGCTTTTCAGGCGCTGACCAGGGCTGAAGATATAAACGGATGTTTGGCTTGCATGCGCGAGCATTTGAATGATGGCGGTATCGTCATTATCAATGTTTTTCGCCCTTTTGGGACACTTGATGAAAGTTGGTGTTATCCTGAAACGGTCCAATGGGAGCGCTGGGATGATGCAACAGGCAGCAAAGTAGTCAAGAAACATTGGGGTCAGCGGATCGATGTTGAGAATCAGATAATATATCCTGGCTTTGCCTATGAAGTTATGGCGAGCAACGGGGTGGTTGAACGATTCGCCGATAATCTGGCACTCAAATATTATTACTATGAACAGCTGACAACGCTTTTGCAGGATGCTGGCTTCCGCATCAAAGAAGAATATGGATGGTACGATAAATCACCTATTGAAAATGGGAGAGAATTAATATTTGTTTGCACACGTTAG
- a CDS encoding CPBP family intramembrane glutamic endopeptidase, with product MDNKSYRKVPKGNKKDKYKDKDKNKDKIQDKNKKETVNKEDSRIPPRHPVWNVWQGLFLLLIIYGIEFFLGWLRTPKDLDQLEGFFRFLTVGMGEALLYLIIILCFFKLIRRPLRELGLVRPHVRYILLGLMMGVFLLVVVGLIGNFLANKLGTPAPQSFTLVLMGAQYDWQLMLLIILGGMIAPIKEEVFFRGIFYPPFRQGYGRGKGILFTAGLFALLHFDVLRFIPLLVGGVVLTWLYEKTGSLWPSIIAHGTWNTLMALMVWIQR from the coding sequence ATGGACAATAAATCATACCGAAAAGTGCCCAAAGGTAATAAGAAAGATAAGTATAAAGATAAGGATAAAAATAAAGATAAAATTCAAGATAAAAATAAAAAAGAAACGGTAAATAAAGAGGATAGCAGAATCCCTCCCCGTCATCCGGTATGGAATGTTTGGCAAGGGCTTTTTCTGCTGCTCATTATCTATGGAATTGAATTCTTTCTCGGTTGGCTTAGAACTCCTAAGGATTTAGATCAATTAGAGGGGTTCTTTCGCTTTTTGACCGTGGGAATGGGTGAGGCTCTGCTTTACCTTATCATCATTTTATGTTTTTTTAAGCTCATCCGCCGTCCTCTCAGAGAGTTAGGCCTGGTCAGACCTCATGTTCGCTATATTCTACTGGGGCTGATGATGGGAGTTTTTCTCCTGGTGGTCGTAGGGCTGATCGGGAATTTCCTGGCCAACAAATTAGGAACACCTGCGCCCCAAAGCTTCACCCTCGTGCTTATGGGTGCTCAATACGATTGGCAGCTGATGCTGCTTATTATCCTGGGCGGCATGATTGCTCCGATCAAGGAAGAGGTTTTTTTTCGGGGAATTTTTTATCCACCCTTTCGCCAAGGCTATGGCAGGGGTAAAGGGATTCTTTTTACGGCGGGGCTTTTCGCTTTGCTGCATTTTGATGTTCTGCGCTTTATTCCCTTACTGGTGGGGGGAGTCGTTTTAACCTGGCTCTACGAAAAGACCGGCAGCCTCTGGCCTTCGATTATCGCCCATGGCACCTGGAATACGCTCATGGCTTTAATGGTGTGGATACAACGGTAG
- a CDS encoding response regulator, with amino-acid sequence MIRIAAVDDERHALERFERMVSEVKELELCGLFNTGKQLLAYIKEHPLDVVFLDIEMPGINGLQLSGQILDLNETIDIVFVTAFNQYAVEAFELQAMDYLMKPLSKDRLGKTVKRLLKTKGSTDRPGKPFIQCFGGFEVFLDGKALAWKNSKAKEVLAFLVHKEGVPVSWEKISDAVWPDYNSEKAQTNFHATTYLLRKRLAEAGLARILENGRGNYRIIKDQVHCDLYQLEELIKGERIMGKEEVRLLEQLEQRGYMEGSGYVWAYAKAAELDGVCKRVLKDLEKRK; translated from the coding sequence ATGATACGGATTGCTGCAGTGGATGATGAGAGGCATGCGTTGGAACGATTTGAGAGAATGGTGTCGGAAGTTAAGGAGCTTGAGTTGTGCGGACTGTTTAATACAGGGAAACAGCTATTAGCCTATATTAAAGAGCATCCCTTGGATGTCGTTTTTCTGGATATTGAGATGCCAGGTATTAATGGGCTTCAGCTTTCCGGGCAGATCCTGGACCTGAATGAAACTATTGATATCGTTTTTGTGACTGCCTTTAACCAATATGCCGTCGAGGCCTTTGAATTGCAGGCGATGGACTATCTTATGAAGCCTTTAAGCAAAGACAGGCTGGGAAAAACAGTAAAACGGTTATTGAAAACCAAAGGTTCAACGGATCGGCCCGGGAAACCCTTTATTCAATGTTTTGGGGGTTTTGAAGTTTTTCTGGATGGAAAAGCGCTGGCCTGGAAAAACTCCAAAGCCAAGGAGGTATTGGCTTTTTTGGTTCACAAAGAGGGGGTGCCGGTCAGCTGGGAAAAAATAAGTGATGCGGTTTGGCCTGATTACAATTCAGAAAAAGCCCAAACCAATTTTCATGCCACCACCTATTTGCTGCGGAAGAGATTGGCGGAAGCAGGCCTGGCTCGGATTCTGGAAAACGGACGGGGGAATTACCGAATCATCAAAGACCAGGTTCATTGTGACCTCTATCAACTGGAAGAGTTGATCAAGGGTGAGCGGATTATGGGCAAGGAAGAGGTCCGCTTGCTTGAGCAGTTGGAGCAAAGAGGTTATATGGAAGGGAGCGGGTATGTCTGGGCCTATGCCAAGGCCGCTGAACTTGATGGCGTATGCAAGAGAGTACTTAAGGATTTGGAAAAGAGAAAATAA
- a CDS encoding amidohydrolase, which translates to MLLIKNGTLLTMTGEPIENGQLLVDKGRIIAVGKDLSIPEHCPTLDAEGGFIMPGMIDAHCHAGMWEDGLDFEGADGNEGTDPATPHLRAIDAINPRDRALTEAYEHGVTCICTGPGSANVIGGQFATIKTKGTRIDKMILQETAAMKVAFGENPKKRYSAKQQSPSTRMATAAIWREYLFKTKNYLENKEKGSGFDLKLESLIPVVKGELNVKAHVHRADDIFTAIRIAKEFGLKMTLEHCTEGHLIADELAEEGFSVIAGPFIGPRGKVELKELTFATPAILHKAGLKIALMTDHPVVPVHYLPVCAALAVKAGLAEETALKAITLNPAEILGISERVGSLEAGKDADIAVFDRHPLDVQAQTTWVLIDGEVVFKRGYFGDSQR; encoded by the coding sequence ATGTTATTAATTAAAAATGGAACGCTGCTTACGATGACAGGTGAACCGATTGAGAATGGCCAACTGCTCGTGGATAAGGGCAGAATCATTGCCGTGGGCAAGGATTTGAGCATTCCCGAACATTGTCCGACCCTTGATGCTGAAGGCGGTTTTATCATGCCTGGTATGATTGACGCTCACTGCCATGCAGGTATGTGGGAGGACGGGCTGGATTTTGAGGGAGCGGACGGCAATGAAGGTACTGACCCGGCGACACCCCACCTTAGGGCCATCGATGCTATTAATCCGAGGGACAGAGCTTTGACGGAAGCCTATGAACATGGCGTGACCTGCATCTGCACCGGTCCCGGCAGTGCCAATGTGATAGGTGGGCAATTTGCCACGATTAAAACCAAAGGGACAAGAATCGATAAGATGATTCTCCAGGAAACGGCGGCGATGAAGGTTGCTTTCGGTGAAAATCCGAAGAAAAGATACAGTGCCAAGCAACAAAGCCCTTCGACAAGAATGGCCACCGCAGCGATCTGGAGAGAGTATCTGTTTAAAACCAAAAATTATCTGGAGAATAAAGAGAAAGGTTCAGGGTTTGACCTGAAGCTGGAAAGCTTGATCCCGGTGGTGAAAGGTGAGCTGAATGTCAAAGCTCATGTGCACAGAGCCGATGATATTTTCACGGCAATTCGCATTGCCAAAGAGTTTGGCCTTAAGATGACCCTGGAGCACTGCACTGAAGGGCATTTAATCGCTGATGAGCTGGCGGAAGAAGGCTTTTCCGTCATCGCAGGGCCCTTCATCGGCCCCAGGGGAAAAGTGGAGTTAAAAGAACTGACCTTTGCTACCCCGGCGATCCTGCATAAAGCCGGGCTGAAAATAGCCTTGATGACCGACCATCCGGTTGTTCCCGTACATTATCTGCCGGTGTGCGCGGCCTTGGCGGTCAAAGCGGGACTGGCTGAAGAGACGGCCCTTAAGGCCATAACCCTGAATCCTGCTGAAATCCTGGGGATTTCGGAGCGGGTAGGTTCCCTGGAGGCGGGTAAAGACGCAGATATTGCGGTCTTTGACCGGCATCCCTTGGATGTTCAGGCGCAAACCACCTGGGTGCTGATCGATGGCGAGGTTGTCTTTAAGCGGGGATACTTTGGCGATAGTCAGCGATAA